Proteins encoded within one genomic window of Macaca fascicularis isolate 582-1 chromosome 16, T2T-MFA8v1.1:
- the ZNF652 gene encoding zinc finger protein 652 isoform X5 has product MSHTASSCQELVENCAVHVAGMAQEDSRRGQVPSSFYHGANQELDLSTKVYKRESGSPYSVLVDTKMSKPHLHETEEQPYFRETRAVSDVHAVKEDRENSDDTEEEEEEVSYKREQIIVEVNLNNQTLNVSKGEKGVSSQSKETPVLKTSSEEEEEESEEEATDDSNDYGENEKQKKKEKIVEKVSVTQRRTRRAASVAAATTSPTPRTTRGRRKSVEPPKRKKRATKEPKAPVQKAKCEEKETLTCEKCPRVFNTRWYLEKHMNVTHRRMQICDKCGKKFVLESELSLHQQTDCEKNIQCVSCNKSFKKLWSLHEHIKIVHGYAEKKFSCEICEKKFYTMAHVRKHMVAHTKDMPFTCETCGKSFKRSMSLKVHSLQHSGEKPFRCENCDERFQYKYQLRSHMSIHIGHKQFMCQWCGKDFNMKQYFDEHMKTHTDSPQFPSCTRSKNTLLGFGSRPLSSNSLTQKHGAT; this is encoded by the exons ATGAGCCACACAGCCAGTTCTTGTCAGGAACTGGTTGAAAACTGTGCTGTGCATGTAGCAGGAATGGCACAAGAAGATAGCCGTCGTGGTCAAGTGCCATCTTCCTTTTATCATGGTGCCAACCAAGAACTTGACCTGTCCACCAAAGTGTACAAAAGGGAGTCAGGAAGTCCTTATTCTGTGTTAGTGGACACCAAGATGAGCAAGCCACATCTCCATGAAACAGAAGAACAGCCGTATTTCAGGGAGACAAGAGCAGTGTCTGACGTGCATGCTGTTAAGGAAGACCGGGAGAATTCTGATGAcacagaagaggaagaggaagaagtctCTTACAAAAGGGAGCAGATCATAGTGGAGGTAAACCTTAATAATCAAACATTAAATGTGTCTAAAGGGGAAAAGGGTGTCTCTTCTCAGTCCAAAGAGACTCCTGTTCTTAAGACAAGcagtgaggaggaagaggaagagagtgagGAAGAGGCCACAGATGACAGCAATGACTATGGAGAGAatgaaaagcagaagaaaaaggagaagatagTAGAGAAAGTCAGCGTTACACAAaggagaaccaggagagctgCCTCTGTTGCCGCAGCTACCACTTCCCCTACTCCCAGAACTACAAGAGGTCGTAGGAAGAGTGTAGAGCCACCTAAGCGTAAGAAGCGGGCCACAAAGGAGCCCAAAGCACCAGTCCAGAAAGCTAAGTGTGAAGAGAAAGAGACTCTGACCTGTGAGAAGTGCCCCAGGGTATTTAACACTCGCTGGTACCTGGAGAAGCACATGAACGTTACTCACAGGCGCATGCAGATTTGTGATAAATGTGGCAAGAAGTTTGTCCTGGAAAGTGAGCTGTCCCTTCACCAGCAAACAGACTGTGAAAAAAACATTCAG TGTGTTTCCTGTAACAAATCGTTCAAGAAACTCTGGTCCCTTCATGAGCATATCAAGATCGTCCATGGATATGCAGAAAAGAAATTTTCCTGTGAAATTTGTGAGAAGAAATTCTATACCATGGCTCATGTGCGGAAACACATGGTTG CACACACAAAAGACATGCCATTTACATGTGAAACCTGTGGAAAATCATTCAAACGCAGTATGTCACTCAAGGTGCACTCCTTGCAGCATTCTGGAGAGAAGCCCTTCAGATGCGAG AACTGTGACGAAAGGTTTCAGTACAAGTACCAGCTACGCTCCCACATGAGCATTCATATTGGGCACAAACAGTTCATGTGCCAGTGGTGTGGCAAGGATTTCAACATGAAGCAGTACTTCGACGAACACATGAAAACACACACTG